A portion of the Planctomycetaceae bacterium genome contains these proteins:
- a CDS encoding alpha-L-fucosidase — protein sequence MKKLLPIALALCLVCPANADTAVPAESPAQRDARMQWWRDAKFGLFIHWGLYSIPAGQWKGRDIGGIGEWIMNNAGVPAAEYEKLAGQFNPVKFDAEQWVLLAKAAGQKYIVITSKHHDGFAMFDSKASPYNIVAATPFKRDVLKELADACRKHDMKLGFYYSQAQDWHHGGGAGNRWDKQLQRVPMEKYIAEKAAPQVRELLTNYGKISIFWWDTPYDITKERAAVLAPLLNLQPGIIANDRLGGGVKGDFGTPEQTIPKAGTPGRDWETCMTMNNTWGFKTRDDHWKSTQTLVRMLIDSVSKGGNFLLNVGPKSDGTIPPESVQRLREMGAWLKVNGQAIYDTRPSPLPKPDWGRYTLKGNTLYAHVFDWPKDGKLPLTGPVGQIKKAYLLAQPDKPLKVTPGNATDWVSIPEEAPDKIATVVVIELAEPK from the coding sequence ATGAAGAAACTTCTGCCAATTGCACTGGCCCTGTGCCTGGTCTGCCCCGCCAATGCGGATACTGCCGTCCCCGCCGAATCTCCCGCCCAGCGCGACGCCCGCATGCAGTGGTGGCGAGACGCCAAGTTCGGCCTCTTCATCCACTGGGGCCTGTATTCCATCCCGGCCGGACAGTGGAAAGGCCGCGACATCGGCGGGATCGGCGAATGGATCATGAATAACGCCGGGGTCCCTGCGGCGGAGTACGAAAAACTCGCCGGCCAGTTCAACCCCGTCAAGTTCGACGCCGAGCAGTGGGTGCTGCTGGCCAAGGCCGCCGGGCAGAAATACATCGTCATCACGTCCAAGCACCACGACGGCTTTGCGATGTTCGACTCCAAGGCCAGCCCCTACAACATCGTCGCGGCCACGCCGTTCAAACGCGATGTGCTCAAGGAGCTCGCCGATGCCTGCCGCAAGCACGACATGAAGCTGGGCTTCTATTACTCTCAGGCGCAGGACTGGCACCACGGCGGCGGAGCGGGCAATCGCTGGGACAAGCAGCTCCAGCGAGTCCCGATGGAAAAGTACATTGCCGAAAAGGCCGCCCCGCAGGTGCGCGAGCTGCTGACCAACTACGGAAAGATCTCCATCTTCTGGTGGGACACGCCATATGACATTACCAAAGAGCGGGCCGCTGTGCTGGCGCCGCTGCTGAACCTCCAGCCGGGGATCATCGCCAACGACCGCCTCGGCGGCGGCGTCAAGGGCGACTTCGGCACGCCCGAGCAGACCATTCCCAAGGCCGGCACGCCCGGGCGCGACTGGGAAACCTGCATGACGATGAACAACACCTGGGGGTTCAAGACGCGCGACGACCACTGGAAGTCGACCCAGACGCTGGTGCGCATGCTGATCGACTCGGTCAGCAAGGGCGGCAACTTCCTGCTCAATGTCGGGCCAAAGTCCGACGGCACGATCCCGCCCGAAAGCGTCCAGCGCCTGCGAGAGATGGGGGCATGGCTCAAGGTCAACGGCCAGGCCATCTACGACACCCGGCCGAGCCCCTTGCCCAAACCAGACTGGGGTCGCTACACGCTCAAGGGCAACACCCTTTACGCCCACGTCTTCGACTGGCCCAAGGACGGCAAGCTCCCCCTGACGGGTCCTGTGGGACAGATCAAGAAGGCTTACCTGCTGGCCCAGCCGGACAAGCCGCTGAAGGTCACCCCCGGAAACGCGACCGACTGGGTCTCGATCCCAGAAGAAGCCCCCGACAAAATCGCCACCGTCGTTGTGATCGAGCTGGCGGAGCCGAAATGA